One Schistosoma mansoni, WGS project CABG00000000 data, chromosome 1 unplaced supercontig 0010, strain Puerto Rico, whole genome shotgun sequence DNA window includes the following coding sequences:
- a CDS encoding rho gtpase activating protein, putative, producing MSGQLSKSCTIIQDPVSNPNIEQATYDTDENSYGRCASSLYEDDVKVMEVNEKNVASSYQDSRCTRSSDGSQCSVERSKDSPMEGNGVRWRHCINNGQEMYINEATNEKWVPATDQYGKTYYYELNTRHSVWALEDLETSVTEAPNLSDSLNNYLDINGLNPSKEGLNCSVFEDENNCSYVDQYPSVSRMSSISKVNRRTMSQSKASHRSSHIPSEVCSTQVINRPFSLVSLDDQDQGAGGRFQIKNLSKEYISGPSENKLTHFERRGAVIRTMLIENDKRVSKKWIPGVLHLSGPLLFLYKDNKPSLPFNIREVKVSEASGEQTSRKNVLKIECETAGKLNVHLVQIPAIDYESWKAAIRYAKDLLNEDHGVTLGRSLTRYESVFASTIIQICENEDSDVPNFIVRAIRAIEARGLDHIGIYRSSGNGATIQKLRCAVNQYNYSLNSEKWSLEVLTGALKLFFRELKEPLITFKVYPEVDQLLGDNDLAPDIKVIKMRELINSMPVPHINTSRIFFHHLYRVMQLSSINQMHSYNLAIVFGPSLIWPEVESVAYRALKSVQVPCIEYLLTHVEEIFGPVTPPPVIS from the exons ATGTCGGGTCAGTTGTCGAAATCATGCACAATCATCCAG GATCCCGTCTCAAATCCAAATATTGAACAAGCCACTTATGATACTGACGAAAATTCTTATGGAAGATGTGCTTCATCATTATATGAAGATGATGTGAAAGTTATGGAAGTTAATGAAAAAAACGTAG CTTCATCATATCAAGATTCTCGGTGCACGCGATCTTCTGATGGTTCACAATGTTCAGTTGAACGTAGTAAGGATAGTCCTATGGAA GGGAATGGAGTTCGATGGCGTCATTGTATAAACAATGGTCAAGAGATGTACATTAACGAAGCAACTAATGAAAAA TGGGTTCCAGCAACTGATCAATATGGaaaaacatattattatgaattaAACACTCGTCATTCTGTATGGGCACTTGAAGATTTAGAAACATCAGTTACAGAAGCGCCAAACTTGTCCGactcattgaataattatttagaTATTAATGGACTAAATCCTTCTAAGGAAGGACTCAACTGTTCGGTATTTGAagatgaaaacaattgttcttATGTTGATCAATATCCATCTGTATCTAGAATGTCAAGTATCAGTAAAGTTAATCGGAGAACAATGAGTCAGTCTAAAGCG tCTCATAGAAGTTCACATATACCCTCTGAAGTTTGTTCAACACAAGTTATCAATCGACCTTTCAGTTTAGTCAGTCTTGATGATCAAGATCAAGGAGCAGGTGGACGTTTTCAGATAAAGAATCTAAGCAAAGAATATATCAGTGGACCAAGTGAAAATAAGCTTACG CACTTTGAACGACGTGGTGCAGTTATTCGTACAATGTTAATCGAAAATGATAAACGTGTATCAAAAAAATGGATACCAGGTGTATTACATCTCAGTGGTCCATTACTTTTTTTGTACAAAGATAATAAGCCTTCTTTGCCT TTCAACATCAGAGAGGTAAAAGTTAGCGAGGCCAGCGGTGAACAAACATCAAGAAAGAatgtgcttaaa ATTGAATGTGAGACTGCTGGAAAGTTGAATGTTCATTTAGTACAAATCCCAGCCATCGATTATGAATCGTGGAAGGCTGCAATACGATATGCGAAGGATCTTTTG AATGAAGATCATGGAGTCACGTTAGGACGTTCATTAACCAGAT ATGAATCTGTATTTGCATCGACAATCATACAAATATGTGAGAATGAAGATTCTGATGTACCTAATTTTATTGTTCGTGCAATTCGTGCTATTGAAGCTCGAG GACTTGATCATATTGGGATTTATCGATCAAGCGGGAATGGTGCTACAATCCAAAAACTTCGTTGTGCCGTTAATCAAT ataaCTACAGTTTAAATTCTGAAAAATGGAGTTTAGAGGTATTAACAGGTgcattgaaattattttttcgAGAACTTAAAGAACCACTTATAACATTCAAAGTGTATCCAGAAGTTGATCAACTCTTAG GTGATAATGATTTAGCGCCAGATATAAAAGTGATTAAAATGAGAGAATTGATCAACTCTATGCCTGTCCCACATATCAACACATCTCGAATATTTTTTCATCATTTGTACAG AGTAATGCAATTGTCCAGTATCAACCAAATGCATTCTTACAATTTGGCTATTGTTTTCGGACCCAGTTTAATTTGGCCAGAAGTAGAATCTGTTGCATATAGAGCACTTAAGTCTGTACAGGTTCCATGTATAGAATATCTGCTTACACATGTAGAGGAAATATTCGGACCTGTAACCCCACCGCCAGTTATTTCATAA